One genomic segment of Mesoterricola silvestris includes these proteins:
- a CDS encoding TonB-dependent receptor gives MSTFHRHLATLALTGLALAPGAFAAAPAEASPVEVQFKLRSALGIAHSQDHLTRKTLGCGLEVGFNTSAGRFSAELGYQYKPGDQYREDVSTFPVAPGANPADPKASVDSRKTQLDGLTLRLAYGRELRGAWAWQAGVQIGGSRFRQEYLADVADANWSTWEDTYHGTLTHSTVSVSPYLGLVFRVNEGSSVELNLLGLRYTSANYVHVGGTVPGWGEGHTGSDSVALKSRMIPHVEIAYAIRF, from the coding sequence ATGAGCACATTCCATCGGCACTTGGCTACCCTCGCCCTGACCGGTCTCGCCCTCGCGCCGGGCGCTTTCGCGGCGGCCCCCGCGGAGGCTTCCCCCGTGGAGGTGCAGTTCAAGCTGCGCTCCGCCCTGGGCATCGCCCATTCCCAGGACCATCTCACCCGGAAAACCCTGGGCTGCGGCCTGGAGGTGGGCTTCAACACCTCCGCGGGCCGGTTCAGCGCCGAACTGGGCTACCAGTACAAGCCCGGGGACCAGTACCGCGAGGACGTGTCCACGTTCCCCGTGGCCCCGGGGGCCAACCCGGCCGATCCGAAGGCTTCGGTGGACAGCCGCAAGACCCAGCTCGATGGGCTCACGCTGCGCCTGGCCTACGGACGGGAGCTCCGGGGGGCCTGGGCCTGGCAGGCGGGTGTCCAGATCGGCGGCTCCCGGTTCCGCCAGGAGTACCTCGCCGATGTGGCGGACGCCAACTGGTCCACCTGGGAGGACACCTACCACGGCACCCTCACCCATTCCACGGTCTCCGTCTCCCCCTACCTGGGCCTGGTCTTCCGGGTGAATGAAGGGTCCAGCGTCGAGCTCAACCTCCTCGGCCTCCGGTACACGTCGGCCAACTACGTGCACGTGGGGGGCACCGTCCCCGGCTGGGGCGAGGGGCACACCGGGTCGGATTCCGTGGCCCTGAAGAGCCGCATGATCCCCCACGTCGAAATCGCCTACGCGATCCGCTTCTAA
- a CDS encoding TonB-dependent receptor translates to MRRHCSFAQLTSVALVLATGSFAWSQQATGQLTGEVRDQAGAPVPRARIILSSPALFSPRTLQVSPKGEWRAVGLPPGTYRIQALADGFVGSEARDVRLGLGASVSQNLQLKAVAAATATVEVIEGQQELDKNDTKTYVNFSADKLEAVSVDRGFAGAANLTPGVNLGANGYFAVRGGTTMDTAFRINGTDIQDDYQGSVVGKYYIEDNIEDVQVMLSPLNARFGRNTGGAVNAVTKSGSNTFAGSLRATVSKASWNASNPFTSANHTQEGPTNREYQFTVSGPIIRDRLWFSLGTIATPASTESASWSAVTPTPVLQRTLNANIDGVLAAGPSALGSASGYAPQMFPGIHFYNQQTKESYYDGKLTGQIFDNHTLEVSYVRRTLDISNRGAWWSDVPILRRANATTQKDKNSALNVNYRGILSSSTFLEAGFNQKLWSMTPPQGDPAYGNQGALYVYGDAPTGFKQYNFLGAPFTYGTAPREERNNKHVWANLNAFLDAGTSKHELDLGFEYYNTSHVEGTQFGADNVIARVGGTYQQAGTENYLFPTLIWTGTNRFGQSPNGRIGIAPTLRTYTGKDGTSKNDSYSAYLNDNWTINAHWQVMGGIRVDAQRVYDIDGARLASATEISPRFQVRFDLGGDNKRLVTLTAARFGGDFTTAFTSAFVKSARSAYTGFGWSGIGNQALPGTSGDLVNGAQAYGVRFVDFAQIMNPANYTGNNGATAFEAWDSSKVYKLADNLKPSHMDEITLGYRRNFDNGDFARVTAVYRQWKQIWAFSTDYAADTMVAIEDPSGRLATQYTPRIDVFNSSDLYRRYTDLEFEFKQTLSRVWSLTGSYTYGRLVGNAEDGQSSSSSFRDTSTTAYYSQRRALTAMGVPESQFAPSGRLMNDQSNRGRLVLLATYPVGKGTVTASWVLQYDAGTTWSATNQAPLAGLMPTPAHTVAAPTIYTKYWDGRGAYTNNDYYSCNFKLGWSFPLGAGLPVVFGSVSVQNLFNHILQTGYDSGSIWYYSNGTNALYVDNANFGQANPAVSNFWNDGRSYIGTLGLRF, encoded by the coding sequence ATGCGCAGACATTGTTCGTTCGCCCAGCTCACCTCCGTCGCCCTGGTCCTCGCCACGGGCAGCTTCGCCTGGTCACAGCAGGCCACGGGCCAGCTCACCGGCGAGGTGCGGGATCAGGCCGGGGCCCCGGTTCCCAGGGCCCGGATCATCCTCTCCTCCCCGGCGCTCTTCTCCCCCCGCACGCTCCAGGTCTCCCCCAAGGGGGAATGGCGCGCCGTGGGGCTGCCCCCCGGCACCTACCGCATCCAGGCCCTCGCCGACGGTTTCGTCGGCAGCGAGGCGCGGGATGTCCGCCTCGGCCTGGGCGCCAGCGTCTCCCAGAACCTCCAGCTCAAGGCCGTGGCCGCGGCGACGGCCACGGTGGAGGTGATCGAGGGCCAGCAGGAGCTGGACAAGAACGACACCAAGACCTACGTCAACTTCTCCGCCGACAAGCTGGAGGCCGTATCGGTGGACCGCGGGTTCGCGGGCGCGGCCAACCTGACCCCGGGCGTGAACCTGGGGGCCAACGGCTACTTCGCCGTGCGCGGCGGCACCACCATGGACACGGCCTTCCGCATCAACGGCACCGACATCCAGGACGACTACCAGGGTTCGGTGGTGGGCAAGTACTACATCGAGGACAACATCGAGGACGTCCAGGTGATGCTGTCCCCCCTCAACGCGCGCTTCGGGCGCAACACGGGCGGCGCGGTCAACGCCGTCACCAAGTCGGGCAGCAACACCTTCGCGGGATCCCTGCGGGCCACGGTCTCCAAGGCCAGCTGGAACGCCTCGAACCCCTTCACCTCCGCCAACCACACCCAGGAGGGCCCCACGAACCGGGAGTACCAGTTCACGGTCTCGGGCCCCATCATCCGGGACCGGCTCTGGTTCTCCCTGGGAACCATCGCCACCCCCGCCAGCACGGAGAGCGCGTCCTGGTCCGCCGTCACGCCCACCCCGGTCCTGCAGCGCACCCTGAACGCCAACATCGACGGGGTCCTGGCGGCGGGGCCTTCGGCCCTCGGATCCGCCTCGGGGTACGCCCCCCAGATGTTCCCGGGCATCCACTTCTACAACCAGCAGACCAAGGAATCCTATTACGACGGCAAGCTCACCGGACAGATCTTCGACAACCACACGCTGGAGGTCTCGTACGTCCGGAGGACCCTGGACATCTCCAACCGCGGGGCGTGGTGGTCGGACGTGCCCATCCTCCGCCGGGCCAACGCCACGACCCAGAAGGACAAGAACAGCGCCCTGAACGTGAACTACCGCGGCATCCTGTCCTCCAGCACCTTCCTGGAGGCCGGCTTCAACCAGAAGCTGTGGAGCATGACGCCGCCCCAGGGCGACCCCGCCTACGGCAACCAGGGCGCGCTGTACGTCTACGGCGACGCGCCCACCGGCTTCAAGCAGTACAACTTCCTGGGCGCGCCGTTCACCTACGGGACCGCCCCCAGGGAAGAGCGCAACAACAAGCACGTCTGGGCGAACCTGAACGCCTTCCTGGACGCGGGCACCAGCAAGCATGAACTGGACCTGGGGTTCGAGTACTACAACACCTCCCACGTGGAGGGAACCCAGTTCGGCGCCGACAACGTCATCGCCCGGGTGGGCGGGACCTACCAGCAGGCCGGAACCGAGAACTACCTCTTCCCGACCCTCATCTGGACGGGCACCAACCGGTTCGGCCAGAGCCCCAACGGCCGGATCGGGATCGCGCCCACGCTGCGCACCTACACCGGCAAGGACGGCACGAGCAAGAACGATTCCTATTCCGCCTACCTCAACGACAACTGGACGATCAACGCCCACTGGCAGGTCATGGGGGGGATCCGGGTGGACGCCCAGCGGGTGTATGACATCGACGGGGCGCGCCTGGCTTCCGCCACCGAGATCTCGCCCCGGTTCCAGGTGCGCTTCGACCTGGGCGGCGACAACAAGCGCCTGGTGACCCTCACCGCCGCGCGGTTCGGGGGGGACTTCACGACGGCCTTCACCTCCGCCTTCGTGAAGAGCGCCAGGAGCGCCTACACGGGCTTCGGCTGGTCGGGCATCGGCAACCAGGCCCTGCCGGGGACCTCCGGGGACCTGGTGAACGGGGCGCAGGCCTACGGCGTGCGCTTCGTGGATTTCGCGCAGATCATGAACCCGGCCAACTACACCGGCAACAACGGCGCCACCGCCTTCGAGGCCTGGGATTCCTCCAAGGTCTACAAGCTCGCGGACAACCTCAAGCCGTCCCACATGGACGAGATCACCCTGGGGTACCGCCGCAATTTCGACAACGGGGATTTCGCCCGCGTCACCGCCGTCTACCGCCAGTGGAAGCAGATCTGGGCCTTCTCCACGGACTACGCCGCCGATACGATGGTGGCCATCGAGGACCCCAGCGGCAGGCTGGCCACCCAGTACACCCCCAGGATCGACGTCTTCAACTCCAGCGACCTCTACCGCCGGTACACCGACCTGGAATTCGAATTCAAGCAGACCCTTTCCCGGGTCTGGTCCCTGACCGGAAGCTACACGTACGGACGCCTCGTGGGCAATGCCGAGGACGGCCAGAGCTCCTCCTCGTCCTTCCGGGACACGAGCACGACGGCCTACTATTCCCAGCGCCGGGCCCTGACGGCCATGGGGGTTCCCGAATCCCAATTCGCCCCCAGCGGGCGGCTGATGAACGACCAGAGCAACCGCGGCCGCCTGGTCCTCCTGGCCACCTACCCCGTGGGCAAGGGCACCGTGACCGCGTCGTGGGTGCTGCAGTACGACGCCGGCACCACGTGGTCGGCGACCAATCAGGCACCCCTCGCCGGCCTCATGCCCACCCCCGCCCACACCGTGGCGGCCCCCACGATCTACACCAAGTACTGGGACGGAAGGGGGGCCTACACCAACAACGACTACTATTCCTGCAACTTCAAGCTCGGATGGTCCTTCCCCCTGGGCGCGGGGCTGCCGGTGGTCTTCGGGTCCGTGAGCGTGCAGAACCTCTTCAATCACATCCTGCAGACGGGCTACGACTCCGGGAGCATCTGGTACTACTCCAATGGAACCAACGCCCTCTACGTGGACAACGCCAACTTCGGCCAGGCCAACCCGGCGGTTTCCAATTTCTGGAATGACGGTCGCTCCTATATCGGGACGCTTGGACTCCGGTTCTAG
- a CDS encoding C39 family peptidase: MVFFRRLAAPALALAPLILSLHCGGGAKDPAAPAPGRKQLACAERIQEHSEWCWAASSASILTCLGTPVQPCEVVNQVRNITYACGNPTFAWADTTANGPIEALYGPAPSVSTLMGHYGHPGTGRASALTFAQAQAEIDAGRPFFVNWAWSSGGGHILAGMGWDTSAGEEELILMDPWPNEGIKVVSYAWAVSGADPGGGGGTHTWKWTLTVNP, encoded by the coding sequence ATGGTCTTCTTCAGGAGGCTGGCCGCCCCGGCCCTGGCCCTCGCTCCGCTCATCCTGTCCCTCCACTGCGGCGGCGGCGCCAAGGACCCGGCCGCCCCTGCGCCCGGGCGCAAACAACTGGCGTGCGCCGAACGCATCCAGGAACACAGCGAATGGTGCTGGGCCGCCTCCAGCGCCAGCATCCTGACCTGCCTGGGGACGCCCGTCCAGCCCTGCGAGGTGGTGAACCAGGTCCGGAACATCACCTACGCCTGCGGGAACCCGACCTTTGCCTGGGCGGACACCACCGCCAACGGCCCGATCGAGGCCCTGTACGGGCCGGCCCCCAGCGTCTCCACCCTCATGGGCCACTACGGGCATCCCGGAACCGGCCGGGCCTCGGCCCTCACCTTCGCCCAGGCCCAGGCGGAAATCGACGCCGGCCGGCCCTTCTTCGTCAATTGGGCCTGGTCGTCGGGCGGGGGCCACATCCTGGCGGGCATGGGGTGGGACACCTCGGCGGGGGAGGAGGAACTGATCCTCATGGATCCCTGGCCCAACGAAGGGATCAAGGTCGTCTCCTACGCCTGGGCGGTGTCCGGGGCGGACCCGGGCGGGGGCGGGGGAACCCACACCTGGAAATGGACCCTCACCGTGAATCCCTGA
- a CDS encoding aminotransferase-like domain-containing protein, producing MRNKRIDLNLDAASGQPITLQIVDGLKAAIRDGRLQPGDGFPSTRTLAGSLGVSRNTVLDAYAELTAEGFMQGRGGSGSYVADPLPPDHRGAAPRGERLGFSLPEAPRVERLPDTVFTCLTGQVDPRMLPTLALARAYRKAMESRASARPRQRDAVSEAHLRTCILELLGQTLGLAGAPGNLLLAGGFEAALQMAASAILAPGDVVAVEDLGSSRHWGILRQAGARLEPIPVDGGGLCVEALQEASARLPIRAVLLSPRCQYPTTVPLAPARRRALLAWAEKQGAALLECDAESGIQYGAAAPMPLAGEDRGGNVVYLGSFTKAFFPGLPLAFILGPKPLIDHLEASPWHRELGADPVFEGAMTGLYLEGEFGRHLSRLRTTLLARRNALDAALKAHLGNAVSHVLPEVGMAIWVQVRDGLDVGRWAERAVKHGVAFSAGTRYQFEGKPVQALRLGFASHREAELEEIVRRMAAAR from the coding sequence ATGCGGAACAAGCGGATCGACCTGAACCTGGACGCGGCCTCGGGGCAGCCCATCACCCTCCAGATCGTGGACGGGCTCAAGGCCGCCATCCGGGACGGCAGGCTCCAGCCCGGCGATGGCTTCCCCAGCACCCGGACCCTGGCCGGGAGCCTCGGGGTGAGCCGCAACACGGTGCTGGACGCCTACGCGGAACTGACCGCGGAAGGCTTCATGCAGGGGCGGGGCGGCAGCGGCAGCTATGTGGCCGACCCGCTCCCCCCGGACCACCGGGGGGCCGCGCCGCGGGGTGAGCGCCTGGGTTTCAGCCTCCCCGAGGCGCCCCGGGTCGAGCGCCTCCCGGACACGGTCTTCACCTGCCTCACCGGGCAGGTGGACCCCCGCATGCTGCCCACCCTGGCCCTGGCCAGGGCCTACCGCAAGGCCATGGAATCCCGCGCCTCGGCCCGCCCCCGCCAGCGGGACGCCGTGAGCGAGGCCCACCTGCGCACCTGCATCCTGGAACTCCTGGGACAGACCCTGGGCCTCGCGGGGGCCCCGGGCAACCTCCTGCTGGCGGGGGGCTTCGAGGCGGCCCTCCAGATGGCGGCCAGCGCCATCCTGGCTCCGGGGGACGTGGTGGCCGTGGAGGACCTGGGGTCCAGCCGGCACTGGGGCATCCTCCGCCAGGCGGGGGCGCGGCTCGAACCCATCCCGGTGGACGGCGGGGGCCTCTGCGTGGAGGCCCTCCAGGAAGCCTCGGCGCGGCTGCCCATCCGGGCCGTCCTCCTGTCGCCCCGGTGCCAGTACCCCACCACGGTGCCCCTGGCCCCCGCCCGGCGCCGGGCCCTGCTGGCCTGGGCGGAAAAGCAGGGGGCCGCGCTCCTGGAATGCGACGCCGAATCGGGGATCCAGTACGGCGCCGCGGCCCCCATGCCCCTGGCGGGGGAGGACCGGGGGGGCAACGTCGTGTACCTGGGCTCCTTCACCAAGGCCTTCTTCCCGGGCCTGCCCCTGGCCTTCATCCTGGGGCCCAAGCCCCTCATCGACCACCTGGAGGCGAGCCCCTGGCACCGGGAATTGGGCGCGGATCCCGTCTTCGAAGGGGCCATGACGGGCCTCTACCTGGAAGGCGAATTCGGCCGCCACCTGTCCCGGCTGAGGACCACCCTCCTGGCCCGGCGCAACGCCCTGGACGCCGCCCTGAAGGCGCACCTGGGGAATGCCGTGAGCCATGTCCTGCCGGAGGTGGGCATGGCCATCTGGGTCCAGGTGCGGGACGGCCTGGACGTGGGGCGCTGGGCGGAGCGCGCGGTCAAGCACGGCGTGGCCTTCTCGGCGGGCACCCGCTACCAGTTCGAAGGCAAGCCGGTGCAGGCCCTGCGCCTGGGATTCGCCTCCCACAGGGAGGCCGAGCTGGAGGAGATCGTCCGCCGCATGGCGGCCGCGCGCTGA
- a CDS encoding serine/threonine-protein kinase: protein MVDTTSHPAVPLAVTFPPSRFERLGLLGRGGMGEIHLALDHQLGRQVALKFPRLDHPDQEFQIMVEARCQAAIQHPNVVPVHEVGILDGRACIVMAYINGQDLMRAKDALPLNVRVGLLSGAARGVQAAHRAGLIHRDLKPENILVDDRDGEGLRAYVTDFGLARTGGKERGGQGGPVEGTLAYMAPEQVLGNGLLDAPGDVYSLGAVLYALATDRPPFLALPFPGPLDSEPRLLSQDPPGGGPPALEDLAAAPPRPRALVPALPADLETIILHAMEVEPHRRYASAGELADDLDRFLAGEPIRARRPTLAYRLFRFAARNRALAALSLLGPLVLLAGAAAFLNQARVARERTILAQRYAMQAQLIEHHLRLGHMMPAHERTPHLVWARGRMEEMRGLAGREGAIAQGPFEYLAGSAHLLMDRPQEALAELERAWSLGFRAPFVAQALGEAVLETRHQEGALRPPSLARDGDVAKAFRYLKEARIPGTPNPLLESRIALLEGREDDAIAACESALRQTPWAYEAHLQIGGVWLGRLWRAERIQDVQAFLGKAMEQFEEASRIAPSDPKPLLMKALAIRTLQRREVENGRSHPPALLREAIALCDRADRLDPAYARVFAERSLLRCVLISHRDPAEASRNQEGEIARMLADAHHAFDLDPGQGITQAALGWALNTQSEHAFRRRSPGLPDLVSQATGALRDLVQRHPLNPYLNRAYAYSLWNTVDLQQEAGIDPRPASREMLAHMRASLDLQTLRQQAQGDRAPEMGELGERLTYHAELERLWGDPAAARAALREGLALLEGLNEKAGLLRSLPFVRSWNLLAQAQLDADAGGDPGPALDRAAAYVAGIPGNELESAYNRIPRFLPCHRALLEAQQAFRRGRDPRPALRACRRAALGEAMGRANAGYPLYALVLAAVQEVRYALPRGLDASAAARQGTWAAHRLQALELRRWPVDARTGLAEFGLAHFRLVPPGPHRPSIDALKALGSRRSVMAGALFPDPAWERWLDPASRGAA, encoded by the coding sequence TTGGTAGATACGACTTCCCATCCGGCAGTCCCACTCGCGGTAACCTTTCCGCCGAGCCGCTTCGAGCGCCTCGGCCTCCTGGGGCGGGGCGGGATGGGGGAGATCCACCTCGCCCTGGATCATCAGCTCGGCCGTCAAGTCGCCTTGAAATTCCCCCGCCTGGATCACCCCGACCAGGAATTCCAGATCATGGTGGAGGCGCGTTGCCAGGCGGCCATCCAGCACCCCAACGTCGTGCCCGTGCACGAAGTGGGGATCCTCGATGGGCGGGCCTGCATCGTCATGGCCTACATCAACGGCCAGGACCTGATGCGGGCGAAGGACGCCCTGCCCTTGAACGTCCGCGTGGGACTGCTTTCCGGGGCGGCGCGGGGCGTCCAGGCGGCTCACCGCGCCGGCCTCATCCACCGGGACCTGAAGCCCGAGAACATCCTGGTGGATGACCGGGACGGCGAAGGCCTGCGCGCCTACGTGACGGACTTCGGCCTGGCCCGGACCGGGGGCAAGGAACGCGGCGGCCAGGGCGGCCCCGTGGAGGGGACCCTGGCCTACATGGCGCCCGAGCAGGTCCTCGGCAACGGCCTCCTGGACGCCCCGGGGGATGTGTACAGCCTCGGGGCCGTGCTGTACGCCCTGGCCACGGACCGGCCGCCCTTCCTCGCCCTGCCCTTCCCCGGTCCCCTGGATTCCGAACCCAGGCTGCTTTCCCAGGACCCGCCCGGGGGCGGCCCTCCCGCCCTCGAGGACCTCGCGGCGGCCCCGCCCCGGCCGCGCGCGCTGGTCCCCGCCCTGCCCGCGGACCTGGAGACCATCATCCTCCACGCCATGGAGGTGGAGCCCCACCGGCGCTACGCCAGCGCCGGGGAGCTGGCGGACGATCTGGACCGCTTCCTGGCCGGAGAGCCCATCCGGGCCCGCCGCCCCACCCTCGCCTACCGGCTGTTTCGCTTTGCCGCCCGGAACCGGGCCCTCGCGGCCCTATCCCTGCTGGGACCGCTGGTGCTGCTGGCCGGGGCCGCGGCCTTCCTCAACCAGGCGCGGGTGGCCCGGGAGCGCACGATCCTGGCCCAGCGCTACGCCATGCAGGCCCAGCTCATCGAGCACCACCTCCGCCTGGGGCACATGATGCCGGCCCACGAGCGCACGCCCCACCTGGTGTGGGCCCGGGGGCGCATGGAGGAAATGCGGGGCCTGGCGGGGCGGGAAGGCGCCATCGCCCAGGGTCCCTTCGAATACCTCGCGGGATCGGCCCACCTGCTCATGGACCGGCCCCAGGAGGCCCTGGCGGAACTGGAGCGGGCCTGGAGCCTGGGGTTCAGGGCCCCCTTCGTGGCCCAGGCCCTGGGCGAGGCGGTGCTGGAGACCCGGCACCAGGAGGGCGCCCTGCGGCCGCCGAGCCTCGCCCGGGACGGGGACGTGGCCAAGGCCTTCCGCTACCTGAAGGAGGCCCGCATTCCCGGCACCCCCAATCCTCTCCTGGAATCCCGGATCGCCCTCCTGGAGGGGCGGGAGGACGACGCCATCGCCGCCTGCGAATCCGCGCTCCGCCAGACCCCCTGGGCGTACGAAGCCCACCTCCAGATCGGCGGCGTCTGGCTGGGCCGGCTGTGGCGGGCCGAACGCATCCAGGACGTGCAGGCCTTCCTGGGCAAGGCCATGGAGCAATTCGAAGAGGCCAGCCGGATCGCGCCCAGCGATCCCAAGCCCCTCCTCATGAAGGCCCTCGCCATCCGCACCCTGCAGCGGCGCGAGGTGGAGAACGGCCGTTCCCACCCGCCCGCCCTCCTCCGGGAGGCCATCGCCCTGTGCGACCGGGCCGACCGCCTCGATCCCGCCTACGCCCGCGTCTTCGCGGAACGTTCCCTCCTCCGCTGCGTGCTCATCAGCCACCGGGATCCCGCCGAGGCCTCCCGGAACCAGGAGGGGGAGATCGCCCGGATGCTGGCCGATGCCCATCACGCCTTCGACCTGGATCCCGGCCAGGGCATCACCCAGGCGGCCCTGGGCTGGGCCCTGAACACCCAATCCGAGCACGCCTTCCGGCGCCGGAGCCCCGGTCTCCCGGACCTCGTCTCCCAGGCCACCGGGGCCCTGCGCGACCTGGTCCAGCGCCATCCCCTCAATCCGTACCTGAACCGGGCCTACGCCTATTCCCTGTGGAACACCGTGGACCTGCAGCAGGAGGCGGGAATCGATCCCCGGCCGGCCTCCCGGGAGATGCTCGCCCACATGCGGGCCTCCCTGGACCTCCAGACCCTTCGCCAGCAGGCCCAGGGGGACCGGGCCCCGGAGATGGGCGAACTGGGGGAGCGCCTGACCTACCACGCGGAACTGGAGCGGCTGTGGGGGGACCCCGCGGCCGCGCGGGCGGCCCTTCGCGAGGGGCTGGCCCTGCTGGAGGGCCTGAACGAGAAGGCGGGCCTCCTCCGGAGCCTCCCCTTCGTGAGGTCCTGGAACCTCCTGGCCCAGGCCCAGCTCGATGCGGACGCGGGCGGGGATCCGGGGCCGGCCCTGGACCGGGCGGCCGCGTACGTGGCCGGCATCCCCGGCAACGAGCTGGAAAGCGCCTACAACCGCATCCCCCGGTTCCTGCCCTGCCACCGGGCCCTCCTGGAGGCCCAGCAGGCCTTCCGCCGGGGGAGGGACCCCCGCCCCGCCTTGCGGGCCTGCCGGAGGGCGGCCCTGGGGGAGGCCATGGGGCGGGCCAACGCGGGCTATCCCCTCTACGCCCTCGTCCTGGCGGCGGTCCAGGAGGTGCGGTACGCCCTCCCGCGGGGCCTGGACGCCTCCGCCGCCGCGCGCCAGGGCACCTGGGCCGCCCACCGCCTCCAGGCGCTGGAACTGCGCCGGTGGCCCGTGGATGCCCGCACGGGCCTCGCGGAATTCGGCCTCGCGCATTTCCGCCTGGTCCCCCCGGGGCCCCACCGGCCGTCCATCGACGCCCTGAAGGCACTGGGGTCCCGGCGGTCGGTCATGGCCGGAGCCCTGTTCCCGGACCCGGCCTGGGAACGGTGGCTGGACCCGGCCTCCCGGGGAGCGGCCTGA